AGGTTGGCGTACACGTCGTGGGTGCGGGAGTAGTCGAAggcgggcccggcggcgcggccgaAGAGCGCGGTCAGGTTGCGGAACCCGCCCAGGGAGAAGTAGGCGACGAAGGCGAACTGGCAGCCCACCAGCAGCGCCAGCGTGCAGGGCCGCTCCAGCAGCCGCCGCAGCatggcggggcccggcccggctcaccgggggcggcggggggcggccggcgggcggggccgcaTCGCGGGCGCTGCGGGAGGGAGCGGAGGGGAAGGGTCaggcccgcggggggggggggggggccgcggacccccccgccccgcccgggcccccgGTACCTGCGGGCGGCGGGAACGGCTcagccccgcccggccgccgccgccatcttggaacGGAGCGAGtgagggcgcggggcggggcgtgcTGGCGTGCGGGGCGAGGCCTCCCTGACGTTGCAGGTGTTAAAGGGGCCGGCGGGCCagagggcggggccgggcccgggtgtcccggcgggggcggcggagcgggcggggGCCCCTCGAGGCGCCGGGGGGCACCAGGGCTGCGCGAGCGGGCGGACGGCGGGACGCGGGGGAGCCCGAGCCGGAGACGGGAGGGAGCTCCGCAGGCGCCGCCCACAGGGGGCGTGTCCCTtacagccccgccccgccgcgtcGCCGCAGCAACCGCGCACGCCACCGCTCCTCTCGTTGGGCCCGCCCCTGCTGTGGCGTCACGGCAGGGGTGCGCTCCGATTGGACGCGGGGTTCGAGCCGGAAGTGGGGCCGTGCCCGGGGGTGTCCCCGCTATCGGGGGTCCCGGCCCCACGCCCCCCCAACGCCGCCGCcctaacaccccccccccccgtactgCCGCTGCCCCCCTGGCTCCGCccgcccccccaagcccccgcggagcccccggcgcgggggggggaaCGGGAGCTCCCGGCGCGCTGTGTCCCGTCCCCGGCCGTGGTTCTCGGAGCCcgagaaggggaagggggagcggcgggggctccGGTGGGCGGGGGAAGACGCGGTGCTGCGCGGTGTgccgccccccgctgcccccaggcACCGCCCGCACGGGTCCCCCGCGCCGGGGCACCGGGGGCTGCGAGACCCCCGCCCGTCCGCCCGCGGGCCGGCAGCTGCGCCGGGGGTCGGACCCGGACCCGCCCCCCGCTCCTCTCCTGCGCCGGTGGGTGCGGGCGGGGTGCCTGTTCCCCGTGGGCAGCCCCACGCCTGGGGCCCACGGCCGGGCTCTGCGGGCGGGAGCTGGGCGAGGGGGTGGGCGCAgggcgggggtccggggggcaCAGCGGGGTGCCCAGCCCGGTGGCAGCAGCCAGGTGTGGGGGCCGGGGTGGGGATCGGGGGGTGCTCGCTGCCCGCACGCCCACCGGGACCCCCAGCGCGGCTCAcgcctcttcccccctccccccccccaaagcttCGTGCTCTGCCGGCCCTTCCCCcggagctgcagccccccgggctgccccgctgccgccccctgccccaagctcccCCCGCCTGGCCCGCCGGGATGCGGAGCCACGGTGAAGCTCCACCACCCCCGTGCCTGGCAGCAAGAGCCCTCTGCCCCCCAGGGCGAACCCCCCAAGCCCAGGCACCCACCCGGCAGTGCCGAATGCAGCagcagggtcctgggggtccccggCAGAGCAGGCGGCCGGCCCCGGTGTGCGGGGCTccacgggggctgggggggccatgcCGGGGTGTCTCCGGGCAGGCTGGCAGCACGGCTGGGCCCTGGGTGCCCACCGCCCCGGCTGCAACCCTGAGAGACGGGATCGGTCCCACGGCCGCCCCGAGGGGCTGCACCCGAAGGGAAGCACCCGGTGAAGTCCCATTCTGGGCAAGGCTGGTGGCCCCAGTTCATGGAGGGCAAGGGGTGCTGGTGGCCCCCTGGGAGGGGAAAGGCCCTGGGAGCGACGCGGGGGCTGCGCTGGGACCAGTAAGGGGGGGTTAACACCGCCGCAGCTGTGCCCGAGGGACGCTGCCGTGCCTGGCACCGCTGCGCCGATCACAACACACCACAGCCAGCTCCATAAATAGCTTTAAATAACGGCGTTGCAATAAATTACAACTGGGTGGCTGCGCCGGGGGGGCAGCGTGGGGCGGGGGGGCCTGGGGCCTGCCCAGGGGGTCCCCCCGCTCTGCCCGTGGAGGGGCTGAGGTAGATGCGGTTCCCTGCACCAGGGTCTGTCCCGTGCGTGGCACGAGCCTGCCGGGGCTCTGCCGAGGGGCCGCCCAACGCCGTCCCATGGACAGTGCCCCCGCGCCCGGCAGGCAATAAATAACCAAATAAATAGGCACGGCGGTGCCGCCGGGATTGCTTCCCGGCAGAGCCATGTCCCGTCCGGGTTTGTGCCGCTACTGCTCACGCCGGCGGCTCCTGAGGATCTCCAGGATCTCGGCTTTCTGCTTCTCCCAGGCCTCCGACGGGCGTCTCGGCGCCCGGGGCACGAAGAAGCTGTATTTCAAGCGTGGCGGGCGCCGCTCGTCCACCACCAGCGCCTGCAGCACCAAGGGCTCACGCAGCGGCCCCCGGCCCACCAGCGTCTCGGTGGCTGCCGTGGCCCCGCTGTAGCGCAGCGTCGCGCCGCCCACCAGCACCACGTCGGTCGTGGAGGGCACCAGGACGTAGCCGCCATTGAGCAGCGAGCTGCCGTCCGGCCGCCGCAGCGCCAGGAAGACGTCCTCGCTGCCCGACACCGAGATCTGCCGGACCAGGAGGTGCGTGGCACCGGCCGGGATGGTCACCACGTCGTTGTAGCCGTAGCTGCGGGGCAGAGGGGGGTTGGAGGGGTGATGGCAGCCTGCGGGTGACACGCTCACCCCACCGCCACCACTCTCGGGGCGCTTACCGGGGTTTGGCGAAGGAGCCGTACACCTTGGTGCAGCCAGAGCCGTCGCCGCCGCACGTCATGCACTTATCGAACTTCTTCTTGGAGCCGATGATGCGGTCGCAGCCGGTGGGGACGCAGCGTCCCTGCACGCACACGCCTGTGCTCTCGGGTGAGCAGGGCGTCCCGTCGGCCACCTGCGGCGCGGCACGGCGTCAGCGCCCGTCGGCAGCACCCCGGGGCGCCCGCGGGCGGGGGACACTCACCCTCGGCTGCAGCACGTGGTAGTAGCCCAGGGTCTGGGACTGGCAGGTCAGCTTGCACTGGTCCCGCTCAGGGACGCCGCTGTAGCGTGGGACCCAGTCCGGGGGGGCCGGGAGCCCCTTGACGAGGTCGGGGCGATGGTTGTAGGCAGCGCACTGCTCCTCCCGGAAGGCGAGGGCTGCGAGGTGGCGAGGCAGTCAGCACcggcggcagcccccagccccccgcaacCCCCGGCGACCGGTGCCATCCCCACCCCACTCACGGGTGCTGCCGGGACACTCCTCCACGTTGCAGGACTGGAAGCGGGTGCGCTTGCCCTCGCAGTACCGGCCGCCGTGGCGAGGCGCCGGCGCGGTGCAGTTGCGGTGGGAGAGCTGGACGCCGCCGCCGCAGGTCCGCGAGCAGCCGCCCCATGGCCCCCACGGCCCCCAGCCCCCATCCACGGGCACCTGCAGCCGGAAAACGCAACGCAGGGGTCACACTGGTGCTGGCAGGTGAGCGcccacccagccaccccccgcgCTGCGCTGCCGGGACTCACGGTGAGCTCCTGCATGCGGCTGAGGCCGACGCAGAGCCCGTCCATGCAGGCTCTGCCCGGCGCGCACGGCGTGCCGTCGGCCCACGGGAAGTGCTTCGTCTGGCAGACGGCGCGGCCGCCGACGTGGCCGGTGCACCACAGCGAGGCGCAGGGCGGCTGCCGGTCGCCGCAGTGCCGCGAGTCGGGCCCGAAGGCGAGCTGGCACTGCCGCAGCACCGGGTAGACGCTGCCCGGCAGCGCTGAGGGCAGCTGCAGCCACTCCGAAGGCTTGTCCAGGAGGCAGTGACCTGCGGGGACGTGACACCGCTGCACGGGGGTCCCTGAGTGCACCGCGACCCCTGCTCACCGGGACCCCCGTGCCGGGTCATACCGTGGCCGTTGTCCAAGAAGTCGGTGATGAAGCGGGCGCTGCACGGGGACCACATCTCACCAGGTTCCAGCGAGGAGAGGACGGGAGCCATCACGCGGCGCGTGGCTCCGGAGCGGCTGTTCAGGTCCTGGCAGTGCGGTGAGGTGTCGTGCAGCATGTTGAAGacgtggcctgtgccgggcgacAGCAGTGTCAGCCCCGGGGGGCTCACAGGGGGCAGCAGGCATGTCCCCCCCCCCGCTGGCCCCCAGCGCTCACCCAGCTCGTGGGCGGCCGTGAATGCCGACTGCAGCCCGTCGTCCTCCACGATGGCACAGCTCCGCTCGGGGTCGCAGACGGTGCCCACGTCGGCCATGCCCAGTGTGTCGCAGGTGGCCGCCCCACACAGGTCCTGGGGGCACACGGGTTatggggggggggctcaggggcacccccagacccagccAATGCCCAGGCTCCCTGGGATGGGCCCCGGGGACACCGCCAGCCCCAAAACCCATGGACAGCCCAGGGGCTCACCCAGCACCCAAACAGCCCTGGGGGGGCAAAGACCCCTGCAGCTCCCCCTGGACCCCCCACACCCTCCCAGCCATCACCCCCCCACACCTGCCGAGTGAAGAGGATGGCGGTGTCGAAGTGGAGGGGACTGTCCTCGTCGGGGACGTTGAGCCCCTTCTGCCACTGGCAGAAGTTGCGGAGCATCTGGGCGGCGttgggggtggcggggggcccCGGGGTGCCCTGGCCCAGCACCACCAGCCGCGTCACCCGCAGCTCCACCGCGTTGCCCAGGCTGCCGTGCCGGAAGGACCGGGCGGCTGCCGCCAGCACCGTCAGCAGGTACCGCTGGAGCCCCGCGCCGTGGAACCGGGCCATCGACTCGTCCGCCACCACCAGCATCTCCACGTACCGCGGCACCGAGGCGAAgcgctgccggggagcggggcgctgGGGCAGGGGACCAGCGCCGGCCAGTGCCTCCCAGCACAGGTCACACCGTCCCGGTGGCCCCCGTTGCCCCCACCCCACGCTGGTGCCCCCCATCCCCATGCTCGTCCCTGCcggtgcccccccgcccccggtgccccccccaccccacccctgcgCAGGGTCCCGGCATCCCGCGGTCCCGGTCGCCCCCTCGGGACGGGTCCCGGCGGTGCCCCGGGAGGCGGAGGGgaagcccggcccagcccggtcTGCCCCGGCCCGTCTTGGTCCCGGCCTGTCCCTGTCCGGTGTGTCCACCCCGTCCCAGTCCATCCCGGTCCCAGCCCATCCCGGTCCCGGTCTGTCCCCATCCATCCCAGTTCAGTGTGTCCcagtccatcccatcccatcccatcccatccctggtcCCAGTCCATTCTGGTCCGGTGAGTCCTggtccatcccatcccagtcccagtcCATCCCCGTCCCGGTCTGTCCCCATCCATCCCAGTTCAGTGTGTCCCGGTCCACCCCGTCCCTGTCCCAGCCCATCCCATCCcggtcccagcccagcccgcccCGGTCCCGTCCCCCCGGCCGTACCTTGGCTCTCCTCGGGGCCGGCCCCACGCGGGACCGCGTCCCGGCCTCGCCCGGTGCCGTGACCGGACACGCGGGaccgggggcggccccggcggcggcagcGACCAGGAGCGCCAGGAGCGCGCGGCGCATGGCCCGGGCACCGCGACAGCACCGCGACAGCACCGCGACAGCGggtcccgccgcgctgcccccgccgccgccttttAACGGGCGGGAgaggcggccccggcggggggcggagcggggcagccccggcccccccgggccaTTCCGGGAAGGCAGAGCCgggtccccggggagcggggccgggctgggggacccccctCGCCGGGATCCCCTCCGCGGGACCCCTGTGCGGGGCCGCTACGGGGAAGACCCaggtcggggggggggctgcacgtCTGCTTGGGGCCGCCCCAGGGCGGCCGGGatgggtgtggggctgggggtcccccggGGGCTCCCACACCCTGCAGCACCTGCTGCCCCCTCGTACCccactgctccctcctcctcatcATCCCTGCCTGTCGCCcccaaccctcctcctcctcctcatcccttcCTGTCCCCtccaaccctcctcctcctcttcatctctgCCAGTCCCCcccaaccctcctcctcctcatcccttcCTGTCCCCcccaaccctcctcctcctcttcatccctgcctgtcccctccaaccctcctcctcctcatcccttcctgtcccctccacccctcccgACCCCTCCATGCCAGCCCATCCCCTCCCTGTGTCCGCTCTTCCCAGCAGGGCCACCGGCTGTGTCACACCCCGAGTCACCTCCTGGCCCCCCGCCTGGCTGCATCCTGCTTCCTCCCTTCTCGGAACAGGGGCTGGGCCCGGACGTCCTTCCTGCCCTggcaccccccggcacccccgtCTTGGGGTGCCCTGCGCGGCCCCGGGGGCTGCTGTGCCGGTGCTGTCCCCGCCATCCCCGGGACAACAACGGGGTGACGCGGCCTGGCACAAAGGGACCTGGCAGCACCCAGCGCTGCTGCACAAAGGGCCTCTGTGCCGGTGCCGCAGCGGTGCTCAGCCGCACTCTTGGGACCCCTGTATGCtcgggagcagtgctgccggcgGGGTGCGGAGCCCACCTGGAGCCCACCATGGCCCTGGCACCTGCCGCTGCCGGCACaggcagcagccactgccacAGCCAGCGGCCACCGGAGCCGGCATCCCAAGGGCCGCGGCATCCGCTGGCTGCAGCATCTGGCACAGGCAGCGTCCCTGGGGTCTGACATCTGCTCTGGCCGACATCCCCCGCCGCTGGCACCTGCCCCGGTGCAGCATCTGCTGCCTCCGGCGTCCCTCAGCTCCGGCATCTTCCGGCTCAGGCACcccctggctccagcatcccccAGCTCCTGtatcctcccagctccagcatccCCCGCTCCTGTATCCCCCCAGATCCAGTATCCCCAGCTCCAGTATCCTCCAGCTCCAGTATGCCCCCAGCTCCAGTATCCCCCAGCTCCAGTATCCCCCAGCTCCTGTATCCCCCCGGATCCAGTATCCCCAGCTCCTGTATCCCCCCAGCTCCAGTATCCCCCAGCTCCTGTATCCCCCCAGCTCCATCCTCCCCACAGGTCTGGGGTCAGGGCCGTGGGGCACCctcgggtgctggggggggtggtcagtgcagggggctCCTCCTGACTCAGCCTCCCCACCCAGGGCCAgatccagccccagcagcacggcCCTGCGCGGGGGGGGCCCAGCAGCCAACATCTGGACGGCATCACCGCGCGCAGCCACCGTGACTCACGCCGGGTCGGAACAGCCGTGACGCGGGGGTCGGGCGGCCGCTGGCGTCACCGTGGCCAGTGACGCAGGGCGAGGCCGCGGGAGCTGGCGTGACCCCATGGCTGTGGGGTCATggcgggggggacaggggacatgggggtcctggCACGGAAGGGtggtccccgtgtcccccaggAGCGGGGCAAACCCAGATGCCGGAGCCAGGGAATCCCCCAGCGGGGGGGGCTAGGGGCGCAGCCTGGCCACAGGACAATATTGgcgtcccccccagcacccccagggcgcCCTGGCACCCATcgtcccccccagcacccgcacGGGACACTGCGGGTGTcacaggaggggacagagcccACCTCCGGCTGCAGCGGTCCCCGAGCGTGAGGGGCTGGGGACCCGCGACCCCCCGCCATCACGCTGGGACGGGACACACCGCTCCTCCCTCACCCGGCTGGCCCTGTCCCCTCCGCCCTGTCCCTCCGCCCGGTCCCCTGGTTCCCTCTGGGCACCGCCCTGTCGCCCcgtccccctgtcccctccatcccctctcccctctgtccctgtctccatccgtgtccccatccctgtcccttcCACCCTTCTCCCCTTTGTCCCTGTCTCCTCCGCCCCTGttcttgtccccatccctgtccccccccgtccccatccccacgggACCGCCCCGTCCCGCTGCCGGCCTCTGCCCGGCACAAAGATGGCGGCGTCCCCCAGGGGCCGTTTCGCGACTGTTTCCCTTAGTAAAGATGGCGGCGGAGCTGCCCACAGCCAATATGGCGGCGCGGCTTCTCCTGCCCTTCCTCACGCGGCgcgtggccccgccccccgcggcggcgaGGGCGGGGCGGCGCACGCGCAGTGCCAAGGGCAAGATGGCGGCGCTGCGGGCGCTGGGGCGGCTGCGGGCACCttcggggctgcgggcggcggcggcggcgcggctggggccggccccggcccggtgagagcggtggggagcggggccgggggccggggcggcgggaggccggcggcggcggggccgggggcggcggggccggggccaggcCCGGGCCTGGCCCCCCCTCAGGCCtggcccgtcccgccccgccccgcagcgcgcgGCAGTGGCAGCCCGACGTGGAGTGGGCCCAGCAGTTCGCCGGCGCCGTCATGTACCCCAGCAAGGAGACGGAGAAGTGGGTGCCGCCGCCCTGGAACGGTGAGGGGCGTCGGAGGGGGCCCGGCGCCCCGGGGGAGGCCCCGCGGGGGGGGGTCGAGGCCCCTAGGGGTGTCCGGTGCCCTGGGTGGTCTCAGGGTAGGGGTGGAGGCCGCGGGGGAGCCCTGGGGCCCTTGGGGggaccctggggcaccctgaggCCTTTGGGGGTGGCAGGGGGCATCCCGAGGCCTTGGCAGGGCTCCGGCAGGGTCTCAGGTGCCCTGGGTGGTCCGGGGGTGGGGGTCGCCGCCCTGGGGGCACCCTGAGGCCTTGGGAAAGGCTCTGGCAGGGTCTCAGGTGCCCTGGGTGGGCCCTGGAGCGGCCCCAAGGCCCTGGGGGGGGAGTTGGCGGCTCTGGATGGCGCTGAGTGGGCTCCAGAGCCAAACTGGGGCTCGTTGGATGCCCGGGGGTGCTCAGGGCCCAGTGGGAGCTCGGTGGGCGTCAGGTTGGGGTCTGGGCTCAGATGGGGCCATGGGGGCCCTGCACGGACCCAGCGGGTGCTTGGGGCTGCCTCGCTCTCCTGAGCATCCCGTGGGTGCCCGGGTCTCGGGGGTGCGGGTGCACGGGCCGAGTCCCTGGGAGCTGTACCCCCGTCCGTGCCCCCCAGGCTGCTGCAAGGGGCTTCTGCGtcgggcccctgccaggctctgaGCTTCTCAGCCATCTGGATCTGCAGATCTGTGCGTGCCCGGTCTCTGCCGCGGCGCCGGCCCCTCCGCTCacgcagctgcctggctccacGCGCCCCGGGAAGAGCAGCCAGCGCGGGCTGAGCCTCCCGGGAGGTGGCGGGAGGCCCTTGGACCTGTCCCAGGGGTCTTGCGCCGCGCCGAGACGGGAGCTGGCGGTGGGGACGCAGTGTTCCTGATGTCCGGCCAAGCCCTGAGCTGGGTTTGGACGTCTGTCCAGCATCTGCTCTGCGTGTCCGTGCTGCCGGGAAAGGCCGAGGCACTTCTGGGGACGGATGTTCCTCCCTGCCTGACTCTCCTCTTTCCCCCCCCGCGCAGACAAGGACCCTCTGGCTCACAAGAAAGTCTCCACTCTGACCATAAACTTTGGGCCCCAGCACCCGGCTGCCCACGGGGTGCTGCGGCTGGTCATGGAGCTGAGCGGGGAGACGGTGAAGAAGTGTGACCCCCACATTGGCCTCCTGCACCGAGGCACCGAGAAGCTCATCGAGTACAAGACGTACCTCCAGGTAAGGCGCAggcggctcccagcgctgccCCATCCCGAGGGCAGCGTCGGTCCGTGGGGAGAGCGAGGGGTCTCCTTTCGGGGTGAGGGGCTTTTGGAGTCCCTCTGTCTGCAGCTGTCTGGTCGGACACACCAGCAGCCTCCTCGGTGGATTTATTTGTCTGTCAGGGTTTGCAGCGGTGTTTATAAACACTCTGCTGATTTATTGTCCCCATCGGGTTTAACCTTTCTGCTGGCGGGAGAAACGGAGCCTGAAATAGCCCAgggtgggggagggggcggctgggCGGGTGGCCGCAGCGCGGGGCAGCGCTGTCACGGCCGCACTCCGCTGTGTTGCACAGACTGAGCTCGGCTGTCGCATGCCGAGGACGCAGGCCTGGGGCCCTCGCGGTGTCTCTGAGCTGGAACGCTTCCACAGAGGGACGTTGTCTGTCCCTCCACGCCTtgtcccagggcagggctggctgctccagccCGGGGCCGCAGCTCCTGGGCTGCCTTCGTGGCTGCTGCCAGGCTTGATGTGCCCCGAGCCGGGGGATGCCGTGTCTGGGGGCTGCGTCCCGgtgctccccggctgtggtgaaGCCTCCAACAGCTCCTGGCAGTCCCAGGCCTTTGCCACCGCTCAAGGCTGTTTGTTTGGCAGGCGCTGCCCTACTTCGACCGTCTGGACTACGTCTCCATGATGTGCAACGAGCAGGCCTATTCCCTGGCCGTGGAGAAGCTGCTCAACATCCGCCCGCCCCCGAGGGCTCAGTGGATCCGAGGTGGGGGTGGCTCCACGCGTCCCCGTACCGTTTCCGTGGGTGCTCCAGCTCCCGTCCCACAGGCAGCCGCTCCTGCTGAGGGCTCGTAGCTCTCGGCTTTCCAGGGGCTCAGACCCCGTGCCCGCTCTGCAGGGGGCGTGGGGCCGGAGATGGGGGCCGGAGGTGCTCACCCCCACACCCCCGCTGCTCCCAGTTCTCTTTGCGGAGATAACTCGGCTGCTCAACCACATCATGGCCGTGACCACACACGCGCTGGACATCGGGGCCATGACCCCCTTCTTCTGGATGtttgaggagagggagaaggtaaAGGGCAGCGCAGCCATGCCCGAGGGTTGGGTCTGGGGCCCGGTGCTGCCCGCGGAGCCgtgccagggtgcagcggggtctcctCTGTGCCCGCAGATGTTCGAGTTCTATGAGCGGGTCTCGGGGGCGCGGATGCATGCTGCCTACATCCGCCCCGGCGGGGTGCACCAGGTAAGAGCGACCgagccccggctccccgcagagccccccGGTCCGTTGGGGAtgtggggggtgtccctgtgtcGCTGCGGGGTGAGGCCCCGCCGGCCCTGCGTGGGCTgacctccctctcctcctgcgCAGGATCTGCCCCTGGGGCTGATGGACGACATCTACGAGTTCGTGAAGAATTTCTCCCTGCGGATAGACGAGGTGGAGGAGGTGAGGCAGGCCGGGAGCTGGGCTTCTGCTTGAAACCTGGGAGAGAGGGACAGTCCCCATTTCCCAGCACCCGGAGGGCTGGGGTCTCGCGTTGCCTGTCCCCTGGGCACGGCCAGCATAGGGCTGTTCCTCCTGCGGCGCGGTGACAAGGGGACACGGACCGGGAGCGGGGGTGAGTGACGCTCTGCCGCCCACAGATGCTCACCAACAACCGCATCTGGAAGAACCGGACGGTGGATATCGGGGTGATAACGGCGGAGGAGGCTCTCAACTACGGGTTCAGGTGGGTCCAGTGGCTCCCAGGGACACTTCGGGGGGGTGGGACGCCTCAGCCTCCTGCCACCACGCAGCCGTGTCAACCCCTGGAAGGATTGGGGTTGAGTCCAAAGGTCTCGGCCCCGACtgtgggtgtccccagggctgacTGGAGCCGTCCTGGGGACCAGTGACACCAGTGGCTGCCAGGCAAGTGGCCACAGCATGGCAGGTGCTGTGATGCCGTGTCCTGCTGGGCTTTACCTGCCTGGTGTCCCCACGCCGTCCTCCCGTGGCCGCTGCTTGGGGCTGTGTGCGGGTGGGGGACTGCCCGCCTTGGTCggggtctgcttggggctggggccccGCTTTGGGCAGGCTGCTCACCCACTGCCCTCCACCCAGCGGGGTgatgctccggggctcggggatCCACTGGGACCTGCGCAAGACCCAGCCCTACGACGTCTACGACCAGGTGGAGTTCGACGTCCCCATTGGCTCCCAGGGTGACTGCTACGACAGGTCTGTCACCGGGGCCGCGGGGGCCTCGGCAGGGGCAGCTGGCtccgggggcagccggggctcccCCTGGGGTGCCCCCCATGCGGGGCACAGGTCCTGAGCAGCGTGGGGGTCCCGCAGGTACCTGTGCCGCGTGGAGGAGATGCGGCAGTCGCTCCGTATCATTCTCCAGTGCCTCAACAAGATGCCCGAGGGGGAGATCAAAGTAGACGATGCCAAAATCTCCCCTCCGAAGCGCGCGGAGATGAAGGTAAAGGCGCTGCCTTGCGTGTTGGCGCTGGTGAGCGGGAAGCACGGTCTGGCTCGTCAGATGCGTGCGCTGAGGGTTTTGCCGATGTTATCTGCCGCCGCGCGCTGGGGCCTCCCGTGTGCCGCTGGGCCTGGCAGCGCGTGGGCAGGGAGCGCGGCTGTGCGCCGGGGAAGGTTCCCCACCTGCCGAAGTCCCCCACACGGCCTGGCCCCGTGCCGTTGGAGGGGATCTCCCTTCCTGGCTCTGCCAGCCCGGCCCAGCGTGGCCGGGAAGCCGCCCTGGTGAAGgccggggctggcagagcagaggccGGCGCGGAGGACACGTGGCAGCTGCCCTGCCTCGTTGCCCCATGTGCTCACTGTGGCCAGTGGCTGTGTAAACACGGCCACCGACGCGCTTCCCACACCTTGCTCCTTGTCACCGTCTGCCGGGGCGCGGGCAGGAGACGGGCAGCGTTTTCTGCCAGCACTGGCCCCACACCCTCGGTGACCGTGCCCTTCTCTCTCCGCAGACCTCCATGGAGTCGCTGATCCATCACTTCAAGCTGTACACGGAGGGCTACCAGGTGCCCCCCGGAGCCACCTACACAGCCATTGAGGCCCCCAAGGTGCCACTTCTCAAGGCGGTACAGGGACAGCGGGCTCTGGCACGGTGACAGGTGTCCTGGCTGCCCCGTGCCACGCTTGGGGCACCGCGGTTCTCCCGTCCCGGGCTGAGTGGGCTGTGTCGTGTCCAGGGCTCTGCTCTCGCAGcaggctggtgtttgagggctggGCGCTGCGGCTGGGAGAcagagccccagcccctggcagggtCACTGCGTcgccagccctgtccctgtgtcctcgCAGGGTGAGTTCGGCGTCTACCTCGTCTCGG
This DNA window, taken from Opisthocomus hoazin isolate bOpiHoa1 chromosome 30, bOpiHoa1.hap1, whole genome shotgun sequence, encodes the following:
- the NDUFS2 gene encoding NADH dehydrogenase [ubiquinone] iron-sulfur protein 2, mitochondrial, which gives rise to MAALRALGRLRAPSGLRAAAAARLGPAPARARQWQPDVEWAQQFAGAVMYPSKETEKWVPPPWNDKDPLAHKKVSTLTINFGPQHPAAHGVLRLVMELSGETVKKCDPHIGLLHRGTEKLIEYKTYLQALPYFDRLDYVSMMCNEQAYSLAVEKLLNIRPPPRAQWIRVLFAEITRLLNHIMAVTTHALDIGAMTPFFWMFEEREKMFEFYERVSGARMHAAYIRPGGVHQDLPLGLMDDIYEFVKNFSLRIDEVEEMLTNNRIWKNRTVDIGVITAEEALNYGFSGVMLRGSGIHWDLRKTQPYDVYDQVEFDVPIGSQGDCYDRYLCRVEEMRQSLRIILQCLNKMPEGEIKVDDAKISPPKRAEMKTSMESLIHHFKLYTEGYQVPPGATYTAIEAPKGEFGVYLVSDGSSRPYRCKIKAPGFAHLAGLDRMSQGHMLADVVAIIGTQDIVFGEVDR
- the ADAMTS4 gene encoding A disintegrin and metalloproteinase with thrombospondin motifs 4 — its product is MRRALLALLVAAAAGAAPGPACPVTAPGEAGTRSRVGPAPRRAKRFASVPRYVEMLVVADESMARFHGAGLQRYLLTVLAAAARSFRHGSLGNAVELRVTRLVVLGQGTPGPPATPNAAQMLRNFCQWQKGLNVPDEDSPLHFDTAILFTRQDLCGAATCDTLGMADVGTVCDPERSCAIVEDDGLQSAFTAAHELGHVFNMLHDTSPHCQDLNSRSGATRRVMAPVLSSLEPGEMWSPCSARFITDFLDNGHGHCLLDKPSEWLQLPSALPGSVYPVLRQCQLAFGPDSRHCGDRQPPCASLWCTGHVGGRAVCQTKHFPWADGTPCAPGRACMDGLCVGLSRMQELTVPVDGGWGPWGPWGGCSRTCGGGVQLSHRNCTAPAPRHGGRYCEGKRTRFQSCNVEECPGSTPLAFREEQCAAYNHRPDLVKGLPAPPDWVPRYSGVPERDQCKLTCQSQTLGYYHVLQPRVADGTPCSPESTGVCVQGRCVPTGCDRIIGSKKKFDKCMTCGGDGSGCTKVYGSFAKPRYGYNDVVTIPAGATHLLVRQISVSGSEDVFLALRRPDGSSLLNGGYVLVPSTTDVVLVGGATLRYSGATAATETLVGRGPLREPLVLQALVVDERRPPRLKYSFFVPRAPRRPSEAWEKQKAEILEILRSRRREQ